The following are encoded in a window of Lichenicola cladoniae genomic DNA:
- a CDS encoding VOC family protein, producing MRFTVDRLDHIVITCREVEKTASWYQRVLGMEREEYGRNRRCALKFGGQKINLRPFGVEGWTTADDSMPGSQDLCFVTAVESDDVIDHLTKCGITITEGPVERLGALGPTISVYCHDPDGNLIEIASYQA from the coding sequence ATGCGCTTCACCGTCGACCGGCTGGACCATATCGTCATCACCTGCCGCGAGGTGGAAAAGACCGCCTCCTGGTATCAGCGCGTGCTCGGGATGGAACGTGAGGAGTACGGCCGCAACCGGCGCTGCGCGCTGAAGTTCGGCGGCCAGAAGATCAACCTGCGACCATTCGGCGTCGAAGGATGGACCACCGCCGACGATTCGATGCCCGGCAGCCAGGATCTGTGTTTCGTCACCGCCGTCGAGAGCGACGACGTGATCGATCATCTGACCAAGTGCGGCATCACCATCACCGAGGGGCCGGTCGAACGGCTCGGCGCACTCGGGCCGACGATCTCGGTCTACTGCCACGATCCGGATGGAAACCTGATCGAGATCGCCTCTTACCAGGCGTGA
- a CDS encoding MATE family efflux transporter, with the protein MRHTAVMAGTGGIGLVAVFSVDLLNLFYISLLGDRSLTAAIGFTGAVGYLQMSVSIGMSIGLGAVVSRLIGAERHDEARRVASSALVVMAAVMLLIGLVTVMLLHPILRAVGASGETLRAAAGYLTLVSPFLPLVALGMGFSALLRASGDARRSMTVTLWGAGVTACLDPVLILGLGSGLHLGLIGAAISTVLSRSVVALIGFRSVHRHALLEGPTWSGIVPDARRVGTVAMPAILTNLATPVGGAYVTHAMSSFGLQAVGGQVTIDRITPVAFAFIFALTGSVGPIMSQNLGAGLLGRVRETLRASLILVLACVAIMWAILALLQDQLVLLFSATGAAAMLIHLFCSVAVAGFLWVGALFVANAAFNNLGFPLLSTLFNWGRATLGTIPFVAFGMRYGPVGVLFGQAAGGMLFGSLAVITAFVVTGRLKPGQAVNAGRGLAVDVPGATAKAAMAELSELEEAPESHQEDPADPFLRSEGRTIG; encoded by the coding sequence ATGCGCCACACGGCCGTCATGGCCGGGACCGGCGGCATCGGGCTGGTCGCGGTGTTCTCGGTCGACCTGCTTAACCTGTTCTATATCTCCCTGCTCGGCGACCGCAGCCTGACCGCCGCGATCGGCTTCACCGGCGCGGTCGGCTACCTGCAGATGTCGGTCTCGATCGGCATGTCGATCGGCCTCGGCGCGGTGGTATCCCGGCTGATCGGCGCCGAGCGCCATGACGAAGCGCGGCGGGTGGCGTCCTCCGCGCTGGTGGTGATGGCCGCGGTGATGCTGCTGATCGGGCTGGTCACGGTCATGCTGCTGCACCCGATTCTACGCGCGGTCGGCGCCAGCGGCGAGACCCTCCGGGCCGCCGCCGGCTACCTCACGCTGGTATCGCCGTTCCTGCCGCTGGTGGCGCTCGGCATGGGGTTCTCCGCGTTGCTGCGGGCCTCCGGTGATGCGCGCCGGTCGATGACCGTGACCCTCTGGGGTGCCGGGGTGACCGCCTGCCTCGATCCGGTGCTGATCCTCGGCCTCGGCTCCGGGCTGCATCTGGGGCTGATCGGGGCCGCGATCTCCACCGTCCTGTCACGCAGCGTCGTCGCCCTCATCGGCTTTCGCAGCGTGCACCGCCATGCCCTGCTCGAGGGTCCGACCTGGAGCGGCATCGTCCCCGATGCGCGCCGCGTCGGCACCGTCGCGATGCCGGCGATCCTCACCAACCTGGCAACCCCGGTCGGGGGCGCCTACGTCACCCACGCGATGTCGAGCTTCGGGCTGCAGGCGGTCGGCGGCCAGGTGACGATCGACCGCATCACCCCGGTCGCCTTCGCCTTCATCTTCGCGCTCACCGGCTCGGTCGGGCCGATCATGTCGCAGAATCTCGGAGCTGGGCTGCTCGGCCGGGTGCGCGAAACGCTGCGGGCCTCGCTGATCCTAGTGCTGGCCTGCGTCGCGATCATGTGGGCGATCCTGGCGTTGCTGCAGGACCAGCTCGTCCTGCTGTTTTCGGCAACGGGCGCGGCTGCGATGCTGATCCACCTGTTCTGCTCGGTGGCGGTCGCCGGCTTCCTGTGGGTCGGCGCGCTGTTCGTGGCCAACGCCGCATTCAACAATCTGGGCTTTCCGCTGCTGTCGACCCTGTTCAACTGGGGACGGGCCACGCTCGGCACGATCCCGTTCGTGGCGTTCGGCATGCGCTATGGCCCGGTCGGCGTGCTGTTCGGCCAGGCGGCCGGGGGCATGCTGTTCGGCAGCCTCGCGGTCATCACCGCGTTCGTCGTCACCGGTCGCCTGAAGCCCGGCCAGGCGGTCAACGCCGGACGCGGCCTCGCTGTCGATGTCCCCGGCGCCACAGCCAAGGCCGCGATGGCCGAGCTGTCCGAACTGGAAGAAGCGCCGGAGTCACATCAGGAAGATCCGGCGGACCCGTTTCTCAGATCGGAGGGCAGGACGATCGGATGA
- a CDS encoding MATE family efflux transporter codes for MPTPSASTVIPVRPLWRSFLAFLAPMMLSNILQALSGTINNIYLGQMIGTAALASASVFFPILFFFIALIMGTGAGASVLIGQAWGAGERDRVKVIAATTMTAALAFGVFIAVAMTPFTRLVMTAFGTPANVLPGAIAYATVILSFMPVLVAFLLFTQLLRGVGDTVTPLKALAVSISIAMVLTPLLIRGRLGLPPLGVASAAWAGVASWTLTVGWMVWYLRRRDHPLAPDAVFLRAMWPNLSILKLVLRLGVPAAVQMVIMALAEMVLLGLVNRYGSDATAAYGAVNQVLAYVQFPAISVAITTSILSSQAIGAGRVESLPGILRTGMLFNLVLTGTLVLLAYLFSRSIVSLFLTTDGVIGLTQSLLHIVLWSVVAYGAAGILSGQMRASGDVLVPTSLSVVAIVLVEVPVAWIGSRMMGIDGVWIAYPLTFMAMLLFQGLYYRTVWRHKTITRLV; via the coding sequence ATGCCCACGCCATCAGCCTCGACCGTGATTCCGGTCCGTCCGCTCTGGCGGAGCTTCCTCGCGTTCCTGGCGCCGATGATGCTCAGCAACATCCTCCAGGCGCTCTCGGGCACGATCAACAATATCTATCTCGGCCAGATGATCGGCACCGCGGCACTCGCCAGCGCCAGCGTGTTCTTCCCGATCCTGTTCTTCTTCATCGCCCTGATCATGGGAACCGGCGCCGGCGCATCGGTGCTGATCGGCCAGGCCTGGGGTGCCGGGGAGCGCGACCGGGTCAAGGTGATCGCCGCGACGACCATGACGGCAGCACTCGCATTCGGCGTGTTCATCGCGGTGGCAATGACCCCGTTCACGCGTCTGGTGATGACGGCGTTCGGAACGCCGGCGAACGTGCTGCCGGGCGCCATCGCGTACGCCACGGTGATCCTGAGCTTCATGCCGGTGCTGGTGGCGTTCCTGCTGTTCACCCAGTTGCTGCGTGGCGTCGGCGACACCGTCACGCCGCTGAAGGCGCTGGCGGTATCGATCAGCATCGCCATGGTGCTGACCCCGCTGCTGATCCGCGGCCGGCTCGGATTGCCGCCGTTGGGTGTCGCCAGCGCCGCCTGGGCCGGGGTGGCGTCCTGGACCCTGACCGTTGGCTGGATGGTCTGGTACCTGCGCCGTCGCGATCATCCGCTGGCGCCGGACGCGGTGTTCCTGCGCGCGATGTGGCCGAACCTGTCGATCCTGAAGCTGGTCTTGCGCCTCGGCGTGCCGGCGGCGGTCCAGATGGTGATCATGGCGCTCGCCGAGATGGTGCTGCTCGGCCTGGTCAACCGCTACGGCTCCGACGCGACCGCGGCCTACGGCGCCGTGAACCAGGTTCTGGCCTACGTGCAGTTTCCGGCCATCTCGGTGGCGATCACCACCTCGATCCTGAGCAGCCAGGCGATCGGTGCCGGGCGCGTCGAGAGCCTGCCCGGCATCCTGCGCACCGGCATGCTGTTCAACCTGGTGCTCACCGGCACGCTGGTGCTGCTGGCCTACCTGTTCTCGCGCAGCATCGTCAGCCTGTTCCTGACCACGGACGGGGTGATCGGGCTGACCCAGTCGCTGCTTCATATCGTGTTGTGGAGCGTGGTGGCCTACGGCGCCGCCGGCATCCTGTCCGGCCAGATGCGCGCCAGCGGCGACGTACTGGTCCCGACCAGCCTGTCGGTCGTGGCGATCGTGCTGGTCGAGGTCCCGGTGGCCTGGATCGGCAGTCGCATGATGGGCATCGACGGCGTCTGGATCGCCTACCCACTGACCTTCATGGCGATGCTGCTGTTCCAGGGCCTCTATTACCGCACGGTCTGGCGCCACAAGACCATTACCCGCCTTGTGTGA
- the queA gene encoding tRNA preQ1(34) S-adenosylmethionine ribosyltransferase-isomerase QueA, producing MSLLASDFDFHLPPERIAHVPARPRESARLLDVGPDRVADRIVAALPSLLRAGDLVVANDTRVIPAQLTGFRGDARIGITLDRILADGSWHVLVRNARRLHDGDMLRFPGSTMTAEVVSREEGGAAVLRFSEDAGFDRFLREVGRLALPPYIERPDGPTADDTSDYQTVFAQADGAVAAPTAGLHFTPSLLAETQAAGIGHLTVTLHVGAGTFLPMREDAVSAHRMHAERGIVSADAAAAINAARARGGRIVAVGTTSLRLLESAVDADGQVQPFDGETSLFIKPGHRFRTADLLLTNFHLPRSTLFMLVCAFAGRRTMLDAYAHAVATGYRFYSYGDACLLQHDPAAS from the coding sequence ATGAGCCTGCTTGCCTCGGACTTCGATTTTCACCTGCCGCCCGAGCGGATCGCGCACGTCCCGGCGCGGCCGCGGGAGAGCGCACGGCTGCTCGATGTCGGGCCCGACCGGGTGGCCGACCGCATCGTGGCGGCCCTGCCGTCGTTGTTGCGGGCGGGCGACCTGGTGGTGGCCAACGACACCCGCGTGATCCCGGCACAACTCACCGGCTTCCGGGGCGACGCGCGGATCGGCATTACCCTGGACCGCATCCTTGCAGACGGGAGCTGGCATGTGCTGGTGCGCAACGCGCGTCGCCTGCATGACGGCGACATGCTCCGCTTCCCCGGAAGCACGATGACGGCTGAAGTGGTGTCCCGTGAGGAAGGCGGCGCGGCCGTGCTGCGGTTCAGCGAGGATGCAGGCTTCGACCGGTTCCTGCGGGAAGTCGGCCGGCTCGCGCTGCCCCCTTATATCGAGCGTCCGGACGGGCCGACCGCCGACGACACCAGCGACTACCAGACCGTCTTCGCCCAGGCCGATGGCGCGGTCGCCGCACCCACCGCCGGGCTGCACTTCACCCCATCGTTGCTGGCGGAAACGCAGGCGGCCGGGATCGGGCACCTGACCGTGACGCTGCATGTCGGCGCCGGCACCTTCCTGCCGATGCGCGAGGATGCGGTGAGCGCGCACCGCATGCATGCCGAGCGCGGCATCGTCTCCGCGGACGCAGCCGCCGCGATCAACGCCGCACGCGCCCGCGGCGGCCGGATCGTCGCGGTCGGCACCACCTCGCTGCGGCTGCTGGAAAGTGCCGTCGATGCGGACGGCCAGGTACAGCCGTTCGATGGCGAGACCAGCCTGTTCATCAAGCCCGGCCATCGGTTCCGCACCGCCGACCTGCTGCTGACCAATTTCCACCTGCCGCGCTCGACCCTGTTCATGCTGGTCTGCGCGTTCGCCGGACGCCGGACCATGCTGGACGCCTATGCGCACGCGGTGGCGACCGGCTACCGGTTCTATTCGTACGGCGACGCCTGCCTGCTGCAGCACGATCCGGCTGCGTCATGA
- the tgt gene encoding tRNA guanosine(34) transglycosylase Tgt, with protein sequence MNGFRWQPEATDGAARAGHLHTAHGVVATPTFMPVGTAGTVKAMTMDSVRSTGAGIVLGNTYHLMLRPGAERVQALGGLHRFMDWPGPILTDSGGFQVMSLGALRKLDSDGVTFQSHIDGSRHRLTPERSTEIQHMLDATITMCFDECPALPAETDAIAASMRLSMRWAARSREAFVARDGYAQYGIVQGGTEPQLRAESVRALTDIGFEGYAIGGLAVGEGQALMFQTLDGTVPLMPADKPRYLMGVGTPDDLLGSVMRGIDMFDCVMPTRSGRTARAYTGFGTLNLRNARHALDPRPLEAGCPCPACTRHSRAYLHHLFRADEILGPMLLTWHNLTYYQRVMQGIRTAILETRLGAHAIELRAGWAAGDPPP encoded by the coding sequence ATGAACGGGTTCCGCTGGCAGCCGGAGGCGACCGACGGCGCCGCCCGCGCCGGCCACCTTCATACCGCGCATGGCGTCGTGGCGACGCCGACCTTCATGCCGGTCGGTACGGCGGGTACCGTGAAGGCGATGACGATGGACTCGGTGCGCTCGACCGGTGCCGGCATCGTCCTCGGCAACACCTACCACCTCATGCTGCGGCCGGGTGCGGAGCGGGTGCAGGCGCTCGGCGGGCTGCACCGGTTCATGGACTGGCCGGGGCCAATCCTGACGGATTCCGGCGGTTTCCAGGTGATGTCGCTGGGCGCACTCCGGAAGCTGGACTCGGACGGGGTGACGTTCCAGTCGCATATCGACGGCTCCCGGCACCGGCTGACGCCCGAGCGCTCGACCGAGATCCAGCACATGCTCGATGCCACCATCACCATGTGCTTCGACGAGTGCCCGGCCCTGCCGGCGGAGACCGACGCGATCGCTGCCTCGATGCGGCTGTCGATGCGCTGGGCGGCACGCTCGCGCGAGGCGTTCGTGGCCCGTGACGGGTATGCGCAGTACGGCATCGTCCAGGGCGGCACCGAGCCGCAGTTGCGGGCGGAGAGCGTGCGGGCACTGACCGATATCGGCTTCGAGGGCTACGCGATCGGCGGGCTCGCGGTCGGCGAGGGCCAGGCGCTGATGTTCCAGACGCTCGACGGAACCGTCCCGCTGATGCCCGCGGACAAGCCGCGCTACCTGATGGGCGTGGGCACGCCGGACGACCTGCTCGGCTCGGTGATGCGCGGCATCGACATGTTCGACTGCGTCATGCCGACCCGGTCCGGACGCACCGCGCGGGCCTATACCGGGTTCGGGACGCTCAACCTGCGCAATGCCCGTCACGCGCTCGACCCGCGGCCGCTGGAAGCCGGCTGCCCCTGCCCCGCCTGCACCAGACACAGCCGCGCCTACCTGCATCACCTGTTTCGCGCCGACGAGATACTCGGGCCGATGCTGCTGACCTGGCACAACCTGACCTACTACCAGCGGGTGATGCAGGGTATCCGGACGGCGATCCTGGAAACCCGGCTCGGCGCACATGCAATAGAGCTGCGAGCAGGCTGGGCAGCCGGCGATCCGCCGCCGTGA
- the queG gene encoding tRNA epoxyqueuosine(34) reductase QueG, whose amino-acid sequence MTEVARTAPTPGERIRDKALALGFDAFGICDAALGPEARTRLMDFLAAGQHGEMGWLAERTEQRSHPQALWPEARSVIALGLSYAPGEDPRHIQSRPDRGGISVYARHRDYHDVMKGMLKHLAQFVVSQARVDAGPEVKVFVDTAPVMEKPLAARAGLGWQGKHTNLVSRTHGSWLFLGEIYTTLELAPTPPRAGSCGSCTRCLTACPTDAFPAPYRLDATRCISYLTIEHPGPIPLEFRAAMGNRIYGCDDCLAVCPWNRFAAAGHTAKLQARDDLTAPRLAELGRLDDAGFRTLFSGSPVKRVGRGRFVRNVLVAIGNSGLPELLPTASALTADADPVVAEAAGWACARLGP is encoded by the coding sequence GTGACCGAGGTAGCGCGGACGGCCCCGACGCCAGGCGAGCGCATCCGCGACAAGGCGCTGGCGCTCGGCTTCGACGCGTTCGGCATCTGCGACGCCGCACTCGGACCCGAAGCGCGCACCCGGCTGATGGATTTCCTGGCCGCCGGCCAGCATGGCGAGATGGGCTGGCTGGCCGAACGCACCGAGCAGCGCAGCCATCCCCAGGCCTTGTGGCCCGAGGCACGCAGCGTGATCGCACTCGGACTGTCGTACGCACCCGGCGAGGACCCGCGTCATATCCAGTCGCGGCCCGACCGTGGCGGGATCTCGGTCTATGCGCGCCACCGCGACTACCATGACGTGATGAAGGGCATGCTCAAGCATTTGGCCCAGTTCGTGGTGAGCCAGGCACGCGTCGACGCCGGACCCGAGGTGAAGGTGTTCGTCGATACCGCGCCGGTGATGGAGAAGCCGCTGGCGGCGCGGGCCGGGCTCGGCTGGCAGGGCAAGCACACCAACCTTGTCTCGCGCACCCATGGATCGTGGCTGTTCCTCGGCGAGATCTACACCACCCTTGAGCTGGCGCCGACGCCACCGCGCGCCGGCAGCTGCGGCAGCTGCACGCGCTGCCTGACCGCCTGCCCGACCGACGCGTTTCCCGCACCCTACCGGCTCGATGCGACACGCTGCATCTCCTACCTGACGATCGAACACCCGGGACCGATCCCGCTGGAGTTCCGGGCAGCGATGGGCAACCGGATCTACGGTTGCGACGATTGCCTGGCCGTCTGCCCATGGAACCGGTTCGCCGCGGCCGGGCATACCGCCAAGCTGCAGGCGCGTGACGACCTGACGGCGCCGCGACTGGCCGAACTGGGTCGGCTCGACGATGCGGGCTTCCGCACGCTGTTCTCCGGATCGCCGGTCAAGCGGGTCGGGCGCGGCCGGTTCGTGCGCAACGTTCTTGTCGCGATCGGCAATTCCGGGCTGCCGGAACTGTTGCCGACGGCGAGTGCGCTCACCGCCGATGCCGATCCGGTGGTGGCGGAGGCCGCCGGGTGGGCCTGCGCCCGGCTTGGGCCATGA
- a CDS encoding ribbon-helix-helix domain-containing protein codes for MTASSLVKRSLALSGHRTSVALEPEFWDALDALAAARGQTLITLVAAEDAARDPGRSLASALRVLALGAATHTVNSMQG; via the coding sequence ATGACGGCGTCGAGCCTGGTCAAGCGAAGCCTGGCGCTTTCCGGGCACCGCACCAGTGTCGCGCTGGAACCGGAGTTCTGGGATGCACTGGACGCGCTCGCGGCTGCGCGTGGCCAGACATTGATCACGCTCGTCGCGGCCGAGGATGCAGCACGCGACCCCGGCCGCAGCCTCGCATCCGCGTTGCGGGTACTGGCGTTGGGTGCCGCGACTCATACCGTGAATTCTATGCAGGGTTGA
- a CDS encoding EAL domain-containing protein, with the protein MVLQVDEIERLVRLYSLGILDTQPEDIFDTLTQVAADVCGTSSARLNFLDQERLWAKSIFGVKDYPQIPRDVAICFLAIPMSQVMEIPDVRLDTRFLHSPLVQGDRGFRFYASMPLLIDGFCVGTLCVMDEKPGKLTDHQIRTLSTLSMAVINALDTRQKFLVTFDNQARSRRNTQRLYRTTPAMLQSTNAEGQLIAVSDRWLSRLGYTRQEVLGRPFGSFLASPLQPDPVDMARASTMEEGDIQTVECRMVCKDGTVIDVGLASSIDRAPDETFSRMTTVVEETTLQRSTEAALLAGPDTLDDVVSAVGMGSWELDLSTRRVSWSDQTCRLHDREPGFQPTLEEWLLYYTSHSRPIIDAAITQAIMHRVPWDLELELVSARGRPFWARVVGQAEPTEGAPTRLTGAFQDITGRKRLERELAVNRELLQVTLNSIGDAVITTDTERLVRWMNPVAERLTGWSSDEVLGKPIATVFRLLNEVERQVTFHPVEECIRLNSTIKLAVGTVLVSRDASEYAIAASAAPIQDANGQILGAVLVFQDVTEQRRQDLQMEHRATHDALTNLANRVAFETRIDALLARARTHPDFSHVLLFIDLDQFKIVNDTCGHLIGDVLLREISQVLTACVRDRDMVARLGGDEFAVILEDCPVEHGKRIAERIRIEVFEHRFFHDQRRFRVGSSIGLVPFDKRWSAREKLVQAADMTCYAAKEAGRNQVKTWSESDQSVIYRLGDVQWAARLEQAIENDQFELFGQRIEALTDGRSDVRCEVLLRLRDMDGSLVLPRIFVPAAERFHMVARVDRWVLHRVIHLLETSPWLFDTIGMLSVNVSGQSIGDRAFHADICAMLQRASFDMSKLCIEITETSAVTRLADARVFISELRGMGVKIALDDFGAGASSFGYLKALPVDFIKIDGQFSENILADPLDIAAVRCFRDVASTLGVMTIAQYVESHDQKHALTSLGIDFGQGYGIHRPEPLEQAVGPGWSRPDIAASSVGLVEQASAPADRATLY; encoded by the coding sequence ATGGTGCTGCAGGTCGACGAGATCGAGCGCCTGGTTCGATTATATTCTCTCGGGATCCTCGATACCCAGCCAGAGGACATTTTCGATACGCTGACGCAGGTCGCGGCAGACGTCTGTGGTACGAGTTCTGCCCGCCTGAACTTTCTTGATCAGGAAAGGCTCTGGGCGAAGTCGATCTTCGGGGTCAAGGATTACCCGCAGATCCCGCGCGATGTGGCGATCTGCTTCCTGGCTATCCCCATGTCGCAGGTCATGGAAATACCGGATGTCAGGCTCGACACGAGATTCCTGCATAGTCCGCTGGTTCAGGGAGACCGGGGATTTCGATTCTACGCATCGATGCCGTTGCTGATCGATGGTTTCTGTGTCGGCACGCTCTGCGTCATGGACGAGAAGCCCGGGAAGCTGACTGATCATCAGATCCGGACCCTGTCGACGCTGTCGATGGCGGTCATCAATGCACTGGACACCAGGCAAAAGTTCCTGGTGACCTTCGACAATCAGGCCCGGTCGCGACGCAATACGCAACGCCTATACAGAACCACTCCGGCGATGCTGCAATCGACCAACGCCGAAGGACAATTGATCGCCGTGAGCGATCGATGGTTGTCCAGGCTCGGCTACACGAGGCAGGAAGTCCTGGGTCGCCCATTCGGCAGCTTTCTCGCCAGCCCTCTGCAACCCGATCCCGTCGACATGGCGCGCGCGTCCACGATGGAGGAGGGCGACATCCAGACGGTCGAGTGCCGGATGGTCTGCAAGGACGGCACGGTCATCGATGTCGGACTGGCTTCCAGCATCGATCGTGCGCCGGACGAGACGTTCTCGCGCATGACGACGGTGGTGGAAGAAACCACCCTTCAGCGTTCGACCGAAGCGGCCTTGTTGGCCGGTCCGGACACGCTGGACGATGTCGTCTCGGCCGTCGGCATGGGCAGCTGGGAACTCGACTTGTCGACGCGCCGGGTCAGCTGGTCGGATCAGACCTGCAGACTGCACGACCGGGAACCCGGCTTTCAACCGACATTGGAGGAATGGCTCTTGTATTACACCAGCCATTCCAGACCGATCATCGACGCTGCAATCACCCAGGCGATCATGCATCGGGTGCCGTGGGACCTGGAACTCGAGCTCGTGTCGGCGCGCGGACGTCCGTTCTGGGCACGGGTCGTCGGACAGGCCGAGCCGACGGAGGGTGCGCCGACGCGACTGACCGGGGCATTCCAGGATATCACCGGCCGCAAGCGGCTCGAACGCGAACTGGCGGTGAATCGCGAACTGCTTCAGGTGACGTTGAACTCGATCGGCGATGCCGTCATCACGACGGATACCGAACGCCTGGTGCGATGGATGAACCCGGTGGCCGAGCGGCTGACCGGATGGTCGAGCGACGAGGTGCTGGGCAAGCCGATCGCGACCGTGTTCAGGCTCCTGAACGAGGTCGAGCGTCAGGTGACGTTCCATCCGGTCGAGGAATGCATCAGGCTCAATAGTACCATCAAGCTCGCAGTGGGCACGGTCCTGGTTTCCCGCGACGCCAGCGAATATGCGATCGCCGCGTCGGCCGCCCCGATCCAGGATGCGAACGGACAGATCCTGGGGGCGGTACTGGTATTCCAGGACGTGACCGAGCAGCGTCGCCAGGATCTGCAGATGGAACATCGCGCAACCCACGACGCCCTGACCAATCTGGCCAACCGGGTTGCGTTCGAGACGAGGATCGATGCGCTGCTGGCCCGGGCACGGACCCATCCGGACTTCTCGCATGTTCTGCTGTTCATCGACCTGGACCAGTTCAAGATCGTCAACGATACGTGCGGGCACCTGATCGGCGACGTGCTGCTGCGCGAGATCAGCCAGGTATTGACCGCATGCGTCCGGGATCGCGACATGGTCGCCCGCCTCGGTGGCGACGAGTTCGCGGTGATCCTCGAGGACTGTCCGGTCGAGCATGGAAAGCGGATCGCGGAACGAATCCGCATCGAGGTTTTCGAACACCGCTTCTTCCACGACCAGCGCCGCTTTCGCGTCGGAAGCAGCATCGGGCTGGTGCCTTTCGATAAACGCTGGTCCGCCCGGGAGAAATTGGTGCAGGCAGCGGACATGACCTGCTACGCCGCCAAGGAAGCCGGACGCAACCAGGTCAAGACCTGGTCCGAGAGCGACCAGTCGGTGATCTATCGGCTGGGTGACGTGCAGTGGGCGGCTCGTCTCGAGCAGGCGATCGAGAACGATCAGTTCGAGCTCTTCGGACAACGGATCGAGGCACTGACCGACGGCCGGTCCGACGTGCGCTGCGAAGTCCTCCTGCGTCTCCGCGACATGGATGGCAGCCTGGTTCTGCCGAGGATCTTCGTGCCGGCAGCCGAGCGGTTCCACATGGTCGCCCGCGTCGATCGATGGGTGCTTCACCGGGTCATCCATCTCCTCGAAACCAGCCCCTGGCTGTTCGACACGATCGGGATGCTGTCGGTGAATGTGTCGGGCCAGTCGATCGGCGACCGGGCGTTCCATGCCGATATCTGCGCCATGCTGCAGCGGGCGAGTTTCGACATGAGCAAGCTGTGTATCGAGATCACCGAGACGTCGGCGGTGACACGCCTTGCGGATGCGCGGGTTTTCATCAGCGAACTTCGCGGCATGGGGGTGAAGATCGCCCTCGACGATTTCGGAGCCGGCGCATCCTCGTTCGGCTATCTGAAGGCGCTGCCGGTCGATTTCATCAAGATCGATGGCCAGTTCAGCGAGAATATCCTGGCGGACCCGCTCGATATCGCCGCCGTCCGCTGCTTCCGCGACGTGGCTTCAACCCTAGGCGTCATGACGATCGCGCAATATGTCGAGAGCCACGACCAGAAGCACGCTTTGACGAGCCTGGGCATCGATTTCGGCCAGGGCTACGGGATCCACCGTCCGGAGCCTCTCGAGCAGGCGGTCGGTCCCGGCTGGAGCCGCCCGGACATCGCGGCCAGCTCCGTCGGACTTGTGGAACAGGCGTCCGCACCGGCCGACCGGGCAACACTTTATTAA
- a CDS encoding TerB family tellurite resistance protein yields MAIWGKLFGGMTGFAMGGPIGAMVGTALGHAADRGALLDPPQGGWGSWGGTGFLGSETGNRAAPDPNGAALRFAVKMAAVAGKRDQLFAIVVVILSAKLAKCDGPVNRPEIDSFKRSFRIPSESTREIGRLFDQARTRTDDYIPFAEELGRAYADQPHVLEEVLAALFLIGKSDGPLNRQELDFLGTVHHAFGLGPTAWDRAENGGARASVGEPDAYAVLGLRRNASDNEVRATWRKLMREIHPDSLAARGTPATDIAAASDRVARVNAAWDRIKRDRGI; encoded by the coding sequence ATGGCGATCTGGGGCAAACTTTTCGGCGGGATGACGGGCTTCGCGATGGGCGGGCCGATCGGAGCCATGGTGGGCACGGCCCTGGGCCACGCGGCCGATCGTGGCGCCCTGCTCGACCCGCCGCAGGGTGGTTGGGGGAGCTGGGGCGGTACCGGGTTCCTTGGCAGCGAGACCGGCAACCGGGCGGCACCCGACCCGAACGGCGCGGCGCTGCGATTCGCGGTGAAGATGGCAGCGGTGGCCGGCAAGCGAGACCAGCTGTTCGCGATCGTGGTGGTGATCCTGTCCGCCAAGCTTGCCAAGTGCGACGGGCCGGTGAACCGGCCGGAGATCGACAGCTTCAAGCGCAGCTTTCGTATCCCGTCCGAATCGACCCGGGAGATCGGCCGGCTGTTCGACCAGGCCCGCACCCGGACGGACGACTACATCCCGTTCGCGGAGGAACTCGGGCGCGCCTATGCCGACCAGCCGCATGTGCTGGAAGAAGTGCTCGCCGCGCTGTTCCTGATCGGCAAGTCGGACGGGCCGCTCAACCGGCAGGAGCTCGACTTCCTGGGCACGGTGCATCACGCATTCGGCCTCGGCCCTACAGCCTGGGACCGCGCCGAGAATGGCGGCGCGCGCGCCTCCGTCGGCGAGCCTGACGCCTATGCCGTGCTTGGACTGCGCCGCAATGCCAGCGACAACGAGGTGCGGGCCACCTGGCGCAAGCTGATGCGCGAGATCCACCCCGACTCGCTGGCTGCGCGCGGCACGCCGGCGACGGATATTGCCGCCGCCTCCGATCGGGTGGCGCGGGTCAATGCCGCCTGGGACCGCATCAAGCGCGACCGCGGCATCTAG